The following are from one region of the Quercus robur chromosome 1, dhQueRobu3.1, whole genome shotgun sequence genome:
- the LOC126726341 gene encoding proteasome subunit beta type-4 encodes MESNQSNQHNSLLASEADSQRTLYPYVTGTSVVAIKYKDGILMASDMGGSYGSTLRYKSVERIKPVGKHSLLSASGEISDFQEILRYLDELILYDNMWDDGNSLGPKEVHSYLTRVMYNRRNKFNPLWNSLILGGVKNGHKYLGMVSMIGVNFEDDHVATGFGNHLARPILRDEWHENLSFEDGVKLLEKCMRVLLYRDRSAINKLQIAKITEEGVTVSQPYSLKTFWGFSAFQNPTVGAEGSW; translated from the exons ATGGAATCAAATCAATCCAATCAGCATAATAGCCTACTCGCCTCTGAAGCTGACTCTCAAAGAACCCT GTACCCATATGTTACGGGCACATCTGTAGTTGCTATCAAGTACAAGGATGGGATTCTCATGGCGTCTGATATGGGAG GCTCCTACGGATCTACCCTGCGATACAAGAGTGTGGAGCGCATAAAGCCTGTTGGAAAACATTCTCTTCTCAGCGCAAGTGGGGAAATAAGTGATTTTCAGGAGATTTTACGTTATCTTGATGAGCTTAT CCTGTACGACAACATGTGGGATGATGGAAATTCTTTGGGGCCCAAAGAGGTGCACAGCTATTTGACTCGGGTGATGTATAATAGGCGTAACAAGTTTAATCCACTGTGGAACTCACTTATTCTTGGTGGAGTTAAAAACGGGCACAAGTACCTTGGCATG GTTAGCATGATAGGTGTGAACTTTGAGGATGACCATGTAGCGACTGGATTCGGAAATCACCTTGCCCGCCCTATTCTTCGTGATGAGTGGCATGAGAACTTGAGTTTTGAAGATGGTGTCAAGTTATTGGAGAAATGTATGCGTGTACTTCTATATCGTGACCGCTCAGCTATCAACAAACTTCAG ATAGCAAAAATCACCGAGGAAGGCGTAACTGTTTCTCAGCCATATTCATTGAAGACGTTCTGGGGATTTTCTGCTTTCCAGAACCCAACAGTTGGTGCCGAGGGATCGTGGTAA